TAGACCGCCACGATGCGGTCGACAAACTTCTCTTCAGTAAAATTCGCCAATGCCACCGCGCGCGCCGCTCTGCCCATGGCGGCGCACAAGTCGCGATCGCCCAACAAAGCGCGCAATCGCTGCGCTAGCGCCGCCGCGTCGCCCGCTGGAACCAAGTAACCCGTTTGTTCATGGCGCACGATTTCCGCCAATCCACCGATATTGCTGGCAATCACCGCCGTGCCGCGCATCATCGCCTCGGCCGCTACCAGACCGAAAGGCTCTGCCCAGAGAGACGGGACAACCTGTAGCCAGGCACCAGCGCCGATGCGCGCCAACTCCGTCTGTCCGAGATGACCGAGAAAAGACACTCGATCTGCCAAACCAAGCTGGCGCGACTTTTCCTCCAAGCGCCCCCGTTCCGGCCCTTCGCCGGCAATTAACAACTCAGCTTCGGCAACCTCTACTTGTGAGAAAGCCTCCAGCAATACTTCGACGCCTTTCTCGCGCACCAGACGTCCGGCAAAAAAGACCGTAGGGTTAGGCGCCAGCGCCGAGCGCGCGGGCTGAGCCGCGACACCGTCGAGCACAACCTCCATCGGTTGCACAGCGTCACTTTCCAGCAGGCGTCCCACGGCTTCACTGCAGACGACCACGCGGTCGAAAACGCTGCGCCACCGCACCCACAGCCGCATCTGCACCGTCAACAGCGGCAGCCAGTCGCGCAGCGGCAAACAGCGCTGCCGGTAACACGCTGCGCCGGCGTTGAAATGACAGGCTTCACCGTTCGGCAACAGTTTGGTGCCGAGCGGACAGATGGCGCGATACCACTGGGCGTGGTAGAGGCATGCGCGCCTGCGCAAGAGCGGCAGAATCAACGGGGAAAGCTGGGCGAGAAACATCATCACATGGACAATCTCGGGTTCGAACTCGGCCAGCACTTTGCGCAAACGCCAGAACGCCCAAGGGTTGGCGGTCTGCAGCAGCGTGCGCAAGCGTGAGGCTGCGCCCAGGCACTCGTAGTCCGCAAAACTTTCTCCGCCTCCGGGGCGCGCCGAGCTGGCGAAAATGCGCGCGTCATGGCCGCGCGCACGCAAGCGCGTGCGCAACATGAGCAGGATGTTTTCAGCACCGCCAAAGCTTGTCGCGTAGTCGCTGACCAACAAGATTTTCATCGGAGTATTACGGCCTGCGCATCTCTACTCGCAAAACCTTTGTCGACTTCCGCCACGGCGACCCTGCGCCCGCTGCGCGCCGATTCCTCAGCGGCCGTGACAACCGCTAGGCTGCGGTAGCCGTCGTAAAAATCTGGCGCCGCCGGCTCGGCCGAGCGAATCTGCCGAACGAAGTGTTGCAGCGCTGCACTGTAGGATGGCTCGTAACTCGATCCCCAAAGCCGCCGCAATCGGCGCTGCAGCACCGCCCAATCCGGACACCATCGCTTGAGAGCGCTTGAGTCACCCCGGCCGTTGATGTCAACGGCCGGCGATCGAT
This region of Deltaproteobacteria bacterium genomic DNA includes:
- a CDS encoding glycosyltransferase family 4 protein produces the protein MKILLVSDYATSFGGAENILLMLRTRLRARGHDARIFASSARPGGGESFADYECLGAASRLRTLLQTANPWAFWRLRKVLAEFEPEIVHVMMFLAQLSPLILPLLRRRACLYHAQWYRAICPLGTKLLPNGEACHFNAGAACYRQRCLPLRDWLPLLTVQMRLWVRWRSVFDRVVVCSEAVGRLLESDAVQPMEVVLDGVAAQPARSALAPNPTVFFAGRLVREKGVEVLLEAFSQVEVAEAELLIAGEGPERGRLEEKSRQLGLADRVSFLGHLGQTELARIGAGAWLQVVPSLWAEPFGLVAAEAMMRGTAVIASNIGGLAEIVRHEQTGYLVPAGDAAALAQRLRALLGDRDLCAAMGRAARAVALANFTEEKFVDRIVAVYARLLQREAI